Proteins encoded within one genomic window of Gambusia affinis linkage group LG09, SWU_Gaff_1.0, whole genome shotgun sequence:
- the cltb gene encoding clathrin light chain B isoform X3, which yields MADNGAHLTEEDPAAAFLAQQESEIAGIENDGEGFGALEGADDVQPSQTANYAKQQRRQQRPNRCGSISKVLTLSRPRDASDEEPATVNGDLFQESNGPTDSYAAIAQVDIQRQEPESLRKWKEEQKARLEALDSASKAAEAEWREKAKKELEDWHVHQNEQMEKNKANNRASEEAFLAETDGDSPGSEWERVARLCDFNPKTSKQAKDVSRMRSVLISLKQTPLVR from the exons ATGGCCGACAACGGGGCGCACCTGACCGAGGAGGATCCTGCGGCGGCTTTCCTGGCCCAACAGGAAAGTGAGATTGCGGGGATCGAGAATGACGGAGAAGGGTTCGGGGCGCTGGAAGGAGCGGACGACGTGCAGCCTTCTCAGACAGCAAACTATG CGAAGCAACAGAGACGACAGCAGCGCCCAAACAGGTGTGGCAGCATTTCTAAGGTCTTAACACTTTCAAGACCAAGAGACGCCAGTGACG AGGAGCCCGCAACGGTGAACGGAGACCTGTTCCAG GAGTCTAATGGCCCAACAGACAGCTATGCAGCCATCGCCCAGGTGGACATTCAGAGGCAGGAACCGGAAAGCTTGCGCAAGTGGAAGGAGGAGCAGAAGGCTCGCCTCGAAGCATTAG ACTCAGCTTCCAAGGCAGCAGAGGCAGAGTGGAGAGAGAAGGCCAAGAAGGAGCTGGAGGATTGGCATGTCCACCAAAACGAGCAGATGGAGAAGAATAAGGCCAACAACAG AGCGTCCGAGGAGGCCTTCCTGGCGGAGACCGACGGCGACAGCCCGGGATCCGAGTGGGAACGGGTGGCGCGCCTGTGCGACTTCAATCCCAAAACCAGCAAGCAGGCGAAGGATGTCTCCCGAATGCGCTCCGTTCTCATCTCTCTAAAACAGACGCCTTTAGTCCGCTAA
- the cltb gene encoding clathrin light chain B isoform X6: MADNGAHLTEEDPAAAFLAQQESEIAGIENDGEGFGALEGADDVQPSQTANYEEPATVNGDLFQESNGPTDSYAAIAQVDIQRQEPESLRKWKEEQKARLEALDSASKAAEAEWREKAKKELEDWHVHQNEQMEKNKANNRLCPSLARASEEAFLAETDGDSPGSEWERVARLCDFNPKTSKQAKDVSRMRSVLISLKQTPLVR; this comes from the exons ATGGCCGACAACGGGGCGCACCTGACCGAGGAGGATCCTGCGGCGGCTTTCCTGGCCCAACAGGAAAGTGAGATTGCGGGGATCGAGAATGACGGAGAAGGGTTCGGGGCGCTGGAAGGAGCGGACGACGTGCAGCCTTCTCAGACAGCAAACTATG AGGAGCCCGCAACGGTGAACGGAGACCTGTTCCAG GAGTCTAATGGCCCAACAGACAGCTATGCAGCCATCGCCCAGGTGGACATTCAGAGGCAGGAACCGGAAAGCTTGCGCAAGTGGAAGGAGGAGCAGAAGGCTCGCCTCGAAGCATTAG ACTCAGCTTCCAAGGCAGCAGAGGCAGAGTGGAGAGAGAAGGCCAAGAAGGAGCTGGAGGATTGGCATGTCCACCAAAACGAGCAGATGGAGAAGAATAAGGCCAACAACAG ACTCTGTCCAAGTCTGGCACG AGCGTCCGAGGAGGCCTTCCTGGCGGAGACCGACGGCGACAGCCCGGGATCCGAGTGGGAACGGGTGGCGCGCCTGTGCGACTTCAATCCCAAAACCAGCAAGCAGGCGAAGGATGTCTCCCGAATGCGCTCCGTTCTCATCTCTCTAAAACAGACGCCTTTAGTCCGCTAA
- the cltb gene encoding clathrin light chain B isoform X8: MTEKGSGRWKERTTCSLLRQQTMRSNRDDSSAQTEEPATVNGDLFQESNGPTDSYAAIAQVDIQRQEPESLRKWKEEQKARLEALDSASKAAEAEWREKAKKELEDWHVHQNEQMEKNKANNRIADKAFYKQPNSDVIGFVASEEAFLAETDGDSPGSEWERVARLCDFNPKTSKQAKDVSRMRSVLISLKQTPLVR; encoded by the exons ATGACGGAGAAGGGTTCGGGGCGCTGGAAGGAGCGGACGACGTGCAGCCTTCTCAGACAGCAAACTATG CGAAGCAACAGAGACGACAGCAGCGCCCAAACAG AGGAGCCCGCAACGGTGAACGGAGACCTGTTCCAG GAGTCTAATGGCCCAACAGACAGCTATGCAGCCATCGCCCAGGTGGACATTCAGAGGCAGGAACCGGAAAGCTTGCGCAAGTGGAAGGAGGAGCAGAAGGCTCGCCTCGAAGCATTAG ACTCAGCTTCCAAGGCAGCAGAGGCAGAGTGGAGAGAGAAGGCCAAGAAGGAGCTGGAGGATTGGCATGTCCACCAAAACGAGCAGATGGAGAAGAATAAGGCCAACAACAG GATTGCTGACAAGGCTTTCTACAAACAGCCCAACTCTGATGTTATAGGCTTTGT AGCGTCCGAGGAGGCCTTCCTGGCGGAGACCGACGGCGACAGCCCGGGATCCGAGTGGGAACGGGTGGCGCGCCTGTGCGACTTCAATCCCAAAACCAGCAAGCAGGCGAAGGATGTCTCCCGAATGCGCTCCGTTCTCATCTCTCTAAAACAGACGCCTTTAGTCCGCTAA
- the cltb gene encoding clathrin light chain B isoform X5: MADNGAHLTEEDPAAAFLAQQESEIAGIENDGEGFGALEGADDVQPSQTANYEEPATVNGDLFQESNGPTDSYAAIAQVDIQRQEPESLRKWKEEQKARLEALDSASKAAEAEWREKAKKELEDWHVHQNEQMEKNKANNRIADKAFYKQPNSDVIGFVASEEAFLAETDGDSPGSEWERVARLCDFNPKTSKQAKDVSRMRSVLISLKQTPLVR, translated from the exons ATGGCCGACAACGGGGCGCACCTGACCGAGGAGGATCCTGCGGCGGCTTTCCTGGCCCAACAGGAAAGTGAGATTGCGGGGATCGAGAATGACGGAGAAGGGTTCGGGGCGCTGGAAGGAGCGGACGACGTGCAGCCTTCTCAGACAGCAAACTATG AGGAGCCCGCAACGGTGAACGGAGACCTGTTCCAG GAGTCTAATGGCCCAACAGACAGCTATGCAGCCATCGCCCAGGTGGACATTCAGAGGCAGGAACCGGAAAGCTTGCGCAAGTGGAAGGAGGAGCAGAAGGCTCGCCTCGAAGCATTAG ACTCAGCTTCCAAGGCAGCAGAGGCAGAGTGGAGAGAGAAGGCCAAGAAGGAGCTGGAGGATTGGCATGTCCACCAAAACGAGCAGATGGAGAAGAATAAGGCCAACAACAG GATTGCTGACAAGGCTTTCTACAAACAGCCCAACTCTGATGTTATAGGCTTTGT AGCGTCCGAGGAGGCCTTCCTGGCGGAGACCGACGGCGACAGCCCGGGATCCGAGTGGGAACGGGTGGCGCGCCTGTGCGACTTCAATCCCAAAACCAGCAAGCAGGCGAAGGATGTCTCCCGAATGCGCTCCGTTCTCATCTCTCTAAAACAGACGCCTTTAGTCCGCTAA
- the higd2a gene encoding HIG1 domain family member 2A, mitochondrial codes for MAAAATPTAPDQAPKMQVPGQLPFDPSQAPVIEGFTPITLSKNESFKEKFLRKTKENPFVPIGCAATAGALLYGLRAFHQGKTRQSQLMMRGRIFAQGFTVVAIIVGIFTTSFKPKQ; via the exons ATGGCGGCGGCAGCGACACCAACGGCTCCCGATCAAGCACCTAAAATGCAGGTACCGGGGCAGTTACCCTTTGACCCGTCTCAGGCCCCGGTTATCGAAGGCTTCACCCCAATAACGCTGAGCAAAAATGAGAGCTTTAAGGAAAAGTTCTTGAGGAAAACCAAGGAGAATCCCTTCGTCCCGATAG GTTGTGCAGCAACAGCCGGAGCGCTGCTGTATGGTCTTCGTGCCTTCCACCAAGGAAAAACCAGACAGTCCCAGCTGATGATGAGGGGTCGTATTTTTGCTCAAGGCTTCACCGTAGTCGCCATCATCGTTGGCATCTTTACCACGTCGTTCAAACCAAAGCAGTGA
- the cltb gene encoding clathrin light chain B isoform X1, producing the protein MADNGAHLTEEDPAAAFLAQQESEIAGIENDGEGFGALEGADDVQPSQTANYAKQQRRQQRPNRCGSISKVLTLSRPRDASDEEPATVNGDLFQESNGPTDSYAAIAQVDIQRQEPESLRKWKEEQKARLEALDSASKAAEAEWREKAKKELEDWHVHQNEQMEKNKANNRIADKAFYKQPNSDVIGFVASEEAFLAETDGDSPGSEWERVARLCDFNPKTSKQAKDVSRMRSVLISLKQTPLVR; encoded by the exons ATGGCCGACAACGGGGCGCACCTGACCGAGGAGGATCCTGCGGCGGCTTTCCTGGCCCAACAGGAAAGTGAGATTGCGGGGATCGAGAATGACGGAGAAGGGTTCGGGGCGCTGGAAGGAGCGGACGACGTGCAGCCTTCTCAGACAGCAAACTATG CGAAGCAACAGAGACGACAGCAGCGCCCAAACAGGTGTGGCAGCATTTCTAAGGTCTTAACACTTTCAAGACCAAGAGACGCCAGTGACG AGGAGCCCGCAACGGTGAACGGAGACCTGTTCCAG GAGTCTAATGGCCCAACAGACAGCTATGCAGCCATCGCCCAGGTGGACATTCAGAGGCAGGAACCGGAAAGCTTGCGCAAGTGGAAGGAGGAGCAGAAGGCTCGCCTCGAAGCATTAG ACTCAGCTTCCAAGGCAGCAGAGGCAGAGTGGAGAGAGAAGGCCAAGAAGGAGCTGGAGGATTGGCATGTCCACCAAAACGAGCAGATGGAGAAGAATAAGGCCAACAACAG GATTGCTGACAAGGCTTTCTACAAACAGCCCAACTCTGATGTTATAGGCTTTGT AGCGTCCGAGGAGGCCTTCCTGGCGGAGACCGACGGCGACAGCCCGGGATCCGAGTGGGAACGGGTGGCGCGCCTGTGCGACTTCAATCCCAAAACCAGCAAGCAGGCGAAGGATGTCTCCCGAATGCGCTCCGTTCTCATCTCTCTAAAACAGACGCCTTTAGTCCGCTAA
- the cltb gene encoding clathrin light chain B isoform X9 — translation MTEKGSGRWKERTTCSLLRQQTMRSNRDDSSAQTEEPATVNGDLFQESNGPTDSYAAIAQVDIQRQEPESLRKWKEEQKARLEALDSASKAAEAEWREKAKKELEDWHVHQNEQMEKNKANNRASEEAFLAETDGDSPGSEWERVARLCDFNPKTSKQAKDVSRMRSVLISLKQTPLVR, via the exons ATGACGGAGAAGGGTTCGGGGCGCTGGAAGGAGCGGACGACGTGCAGCCTTCTCAGACAGCAAACTATG CGAAGCAACAGAGACGACAGCAGCGCCCAAACAG AGGAGCCCGCAACGGTGAACGGAGACCTGTTCCAG GAGTCTAATGGCCCAACAGACAGCTATGCAGCCATCGCCCAGGTGGACATTCAGAGGCAGGAACCGGAAAGCTTGCGCAAGTGGAAGGAGGAGCAGAAGGCTCGCCTCGAAGCATTAG ACTCAGCTTCCAAGGCAGCAGAGGCAGAGTGGAGAGAGAAGGCCAAGAAGGAGCTGGAGGATTGGCATGTCCACCAAAACGAGCAGATGGAGAAGAATAAGGCCAACAACAG AGCGTCCGAGGAGGCCTTCCTGGCGGAGACCGACGGCGACAGCCCGGGATCCGAGTGGGAACGGGTGGCGCGCCTGTGCGACTTCAATCCCAAAACCAGCAAGCAGGCGAAGGATGTCTCCCGAATGCGCTCCGTTCTCATCTCTCTAAAACAGACGCCTTTAGTCCGCTAA
- the cltb gene encoding clathrin light chain B isoform X7, which translates to MADNGAHLTEEDPAAAFLAQQESEIAGIENDGEGFGALEGADDVQPSQTANYEEPATVNGDLFQESNGPTDSYAAIAQVDIQRQEPESLRKWKEEQKARLEALDSASKAAEAEWREKAKKELEDWHVHQNEQMEKNKANNRASEEAFLAETDGDSPGSEWERVARLCDFNPKTSKQAKDVSRMRSVLISLKQTPLVR; encoded by the exons ATGGCCGACAACGGGGCGCACCTGACCGAGGAGGATCCTGCGGCGGCTTTCCTGGCCCAACAGGAAAGTGAGATTGCGGGGATCGAGAATGACGGAGAAGGGTTCGGGGCGCTGGAAGGAGCGGACGACGTGCAGCCTTCTCAGACAGCAAACTATG AGGAGCCCGCAACGGTGAACGGAGACCTGTTCCAG GAGTCTAATGGCCCAACAGACAGCTATGCAGCCATCGCCCAGGTGGACATTCAGAGGCAGGAACCGGAAAGCTTGCGCAAGTGGAAGGAGGAGCAGAAGGCTCGCCTCGAAGCATTAG ACTCAGCTTCCAAGGCAGCAGAGGCAGAGTGGAGAGAGAAGGCCAAGAAGGAGCTGGAGGATTGGCATGTCCACCAAAACGAGCAGATGGAGAAGAATAAGGCCAACAACAG AGCGTCCGAGGAGGCCTTCCTGGCGGAGACCGACGGCGACAGCCCGGGATCCGAGTGGGAACGGGTGGCGCGCCTGTGCGACTTCAATCCCAAAACCAGCAAGCAGGCGAAGGATGTCTCCCGAATGCGCTCCGTTCTCATCTCTCTAAAACAGACGCCTTTAGTCCGCTAA
- the cltb gene encoding clathrin light chain B isoform X4: protein MADNGAHLTEEDPAAAFLAQQESEIAGIENDGEGFGALEGADDVQPSQTANYDFEEEPATVNGDLFQESNGPTDSYAAIAQVDIQRQEPESLRKWKEEQKARLEALDSASKAAEAEWREKAKKELEDWHVHQNEQMEKNKANNRIADKAFYKQPNSDVIGFVASEEAFLAETDGDSPGSEWERVARLCDFNPKTSKQAKDVSRMRSVLISLKQTPLVR from the exons ATGGCCGACAACGGGGCGCACCTGACCGAGGAGGATCCTGCGGCGGCTTTCCTGGCCCAACAGGAAAGTGAGATTGCGGGGATCGAGAATGACGGAGAAGGGTTCGGGGCGCTGGAAGGAGCGGACGACGTGCAGCCTTCTCAGACAGCAAACTAT GACTTTGAAGAGGAGCCCGCAACGGTGAACGGAGACCTGTTCCAG GAGTCTAATGGCCCAACAGACAGCTATGCAGCCATCGCCCAGGTGGACATTCAGAGGCAGGAACCGGAAAGCTTGCGCAAGTGGAAGGAGGAGCAGAAGGCTCGCCTCGAAGCATTAG ACTCAGCTTCCAAGGCAGCAGAGGCAGAGTGGAGAGAGAAGGCCAAGAAGGAGCTGGAGGATTGGCATGTCCACCAAAACGAGCAGATGGAGAAGAATAAGGCCAACAACAG GATTGCTGACAAGGCTTTCTACAAACAGCCCAACTCTGATGTTATAGGCTTTGT AGCGTCCGAGGAGGCCTTCCTGGCGGAGACCGACGGCGACAGCCCGGGATCCGAGTGGGAACGGGTGGCGCGCCTGTGCGACTTCAATCCCAAAACCAGCAAGCAGGCGAAGGATGTCTCCCGAATGCGCTCCGTTCTCATCTCTCTAAAACAGACGCCTTTAGTCCGCTAA
- the cltb gene encoding clathrin light chain B isoform X2 — MADNGAHLTEEDPAAAFLAQQESEIAGIENDGEGFGALEGADDVQPSQTANYAKQQRRQQRPNRCGSISKVLTLSRPRDASDEEPATVNGDLFQESNGPTDSYAAIAQVDIQRQEPESLRKWKEEQKARLEALDSASKAAEAEWREKAKKELEDWHVHQNEQMEKNKANNRLCPSLARASEEAFLAETDGDSPGSEWERVARLCDFNPKTSKQAKDVSRMRSVLISLKQTPLVR, encoded by the exons ATGGCCGACAACGGGGCGCACCTGACCGAGGAGGATCCTGCGGCGGCTTTCCTGGCCCAACAGGAAAGTGAGATTGCGGGGATCGAGAATGACGGAGAAGGGTTCGGGGCGCTGGAAGGAGCGGACGACGTGCAGCCTTCTCAGACAGCAAACTATG CGAAGCAACAGAGACGACAGCAGCGCCCAAACAGGTGTGGCAGCATTTCTAAGGTCTTAACACTTTCAAGACCAAGAGACGCCAGTGACG AGGAGCCCGCAACGGTGAACGGAGACCTGTTCCAG GAGTCTAATGGCCCAACAGACAGCTATGCAGCCATCGCCCAGGTGGACATTCAGAGGCAGGAACCGGAAAGCTTGCGCAAGTGGAAGGAGGAGCAGAAGGCTCGCCTCGAAGCATTAG ACTCAGCTTCCAAGGCAGCAGAGGCAGAGTGGAGAGAGAAGGCCAAGAAGGAGCTGGAGGATTGGCATGTCCACCAAAACGAGCAGATGGAGAAGAATAAGGCCAACAACAG ACTCTGTCCAAGTCTGGCACG AGCGTCCGAGGAGGCCTTCCTGGCGGAGACCGACGGCGACAGCCCGGGATCCGAGTGGGAACGGGTGGCGCGCCTGTGCGACTTCAATCCCAAAACCAGCAAGCAGGCGAAGGATGTCTCCCGAATGCGCTCCGTTCTCATCTCTCTAAAACAGACGCCTTTAGTCCGCTAA